In Streptomyces longhuiensis, the following proteins share a genomic window:
- a CDS encoding alpha/beta hydrolase — MAKSSVTFDGAGIRIAAHLYTPDTPAVGPRPALVVGHPGTSVKEQTSGIYARRMAEHGFITLAFDAAHQGESGGLPRGLEDPARRVEDFKGAVSYLTTRDDVDAEAIGLLGVCASGGYSLAAAGGDHRVRAVATVSGVDVARQFRLGADGTQDPAVFQSLLDAAAQSRTAAARGAESGVMTMFPETAEQARSLGGEHGAEGYEYYCTPRGQHERSAKFLAWESLDKLAFFDAFHAVPLIGPRPLLQIVGSRAVTSWMAVDVHQRAKGFAELYVIDGASHVDLYDKKEYLDVAVDKLADFYTANLT, encoded by the coding sequence ATGGCGAAAAGCAGTGTCACCTTCGACGGCGCCGGTATCCGGATCGCCGCACACCTCTACACCCCCGACACCCCGGCAGTGGGCCCGCGTCCGGCGCTGGTGGTCGGTCATCCCGGCACCAGCGTGAAGGAGCAGACGTCCGGCATCTACGCGCGGCGGATGGCTGAGCACGGATTCATCACGCTTGCCTTCGACGCCGCGCACCAGGGCGAATCCGGCGGCCTGCCGCGCGGGCTGGAGGATCCGGCGCGGCGCGTGGAGGACTTCAAGGGCGCCGTCTCGTATCTGACCACCCGGGACGACGTGGACGCCGAAGCCATCGGTCTCCTGGGTGTCTGCGCTTCCGGCGGCTACTCGCTGGCCGCGGCCGGCGGCGACCACCGTGTCAGGGCCGTGGCCACGGTCAGCGGTGTCGATGTCGCCCGCCAGTTCCGCCTCGGGGCCGACGGCACCCAGGATCCGGCCGTGTTCCAGAGCCTGCTCGACGCCGCGGCCCAGTCCCGCACAGCGGCGGCCCGCGGCGCGGAGTCCGGCGTCATGACGATGTTCCCCGAGACCGCCGAGCAGGCCCGTTCGCTCGGTGGCGAGCACGGTGCGGAGGGCTACGAGTACTACTGCACGCCGCGTGGTCAGCACGAGCGGTCGGCGAAGTTCCTGGCCTGGGAGAGCCTGGACAAGCTCGCCTTCTTCGATGCCTTCCACGCTGTCCCGCTCATCGGCCCGCGCCCCCTGCTCCAGATCGTCGGGTCCCGCGCCGTCACGTCCTGGATGGCCGTCGACGTCCACCAACGGGCCAAGGGCTTCGCCGAGTTGTACGTGATCGACGGCGCGAGCCACGTCGACCTGTACGACAAGAAGGAGTACCTCGACGTCGCCGTCGACAAGCTCGCCGACTTCTACACCGCCAACCTGACGTGA
- a CDS encoding nuclear transport factor 2 family protein: MFSSPVTRDIENLIAEYAERVDTGDLAGVGRLFSEGAFVGSDGTRFEGAGAVEGMLRDRVILYSDGTPRTHHVTTNVHIEVDQEAGTATGRSYVTIFQAVDGLPLQPIAAGRYRDRFVREDGQWRFAERLITIHLVGDISHHMR, translated from the coding sequence ATGTTTTCCTCGCCCGTCACCCGTGACATCGAGAATCTGATCGCCGAGTACGCGGAACGGGTCGACACCGGTGATCTCGCCGGTGTGGGCCGGCTCTTCTCAGAGGGCGCTTTCGTCGGGAGCGACGGCACCCGGTTCGAGGGCGCCGGGGCCGTCGAGGGGATGCTCCGGGACCGCGTGATCCTCTACAGCGACGGCACGCCGCGCACCCATCACGTCACCACCAACGTCCACATCGAAGTCGACCAGGAGGCCGGCACGGCCACGGGTCGGTCCTACGTGACGATCTTCCAAGCGGTCGACGGACTGCCGCTCCAGCCGATCGCGGCGGGCCGCTACCGGGACCGCTTCGTGCGCGAGGACGGTCAGTGGCGGTTCGCGGAACGCCTGATCACGATCCATCTGGTGGGCGACATCAGCCACCACATGCGCTGA
- a CDS encoding aldo/keto reductase, producing MRYIKLRDLEVSRIGLGAMGMSHGYTGSGTDEAESIRTVHRALELGVTLIDTAEIYGPYTNEELLGRALKGRRDQAVLATKFGLVSHAGDGAWNLDSGPSNIRIAVEGSLKRLGTDHIDLYYQHRVDPNTPIEETAGAVGELITEGKVRAFGLSEAGPDTIRRAHAVQPVTAVQSEYSLWTRGIEQRVLPVLRELNIGLVPFSPLGRGFLTGTVRSTDQFDASDFRRDNPRFSGENFQRNLAIADEVQALATQVGATPAQVALAWLLAQGDDIAPIPGTKRVSRVEENTAADAITLTDEQLDKLSSLPPAAGDTHTEAQAQMLER from the coding sequence ATGCGCTACATCAAGCTGCGTGACCTGGAGGTTTCCCGGATCGGGCTGGGGGCGATGGGGATGTCCCACGGCTACACCGGTTCCGGCACCGACGAGGCGGAGTCGATCAGGACCGTGCACCGGGCGCTGGAGCTGGGCGTCACGCTCATCGACACCGCCGAGATCTACGGTCCCTACACCAACGAGGAACTGCTGGGCCGGGCTCTGAAGGGGCGACGTGACCAAGCGGTACTGGCGACGAAGTTCGGTCTGGTCTCCCACGCCGGGGACGGGGCCTGGAACCTGGACTCCGGTCCGTCCAACATCCGCATCGCCGTCGAGGGCTCCCTGAAGCGGCTGGGTACCGATCACATCGATCTCTACTACCAGCACCGGGTGGATCCCAACACGCCGATCGAGGAGACCGCCGGCGCCGTCGGCGAGCTGATCACCGAGGGAAAGGTGCGCGCGTTCGGGCTCTCGGAGGCCGGCCCGGACACGATCCGCCGCGCGCACGCCGTCCAGCCGGTCACCGCGGTGCAGTCGGAGTACTCGCTGTGGACCCGGGGGATCGAGCAGCGCGTCCTGCCGGTGCTGCGGGAGCTGAACATCGGCCTGGTGCCGTTCTCCCCGCTGGGCCGCGGATTCCTGACGGGCACCGTCCGCTCCACCGACCAGTTCGACGCCTCCGACTTCCGGCGGGACAATCCGCGCTTCTCCGGCGAGAACTTCCAGCGCAACCTGGCGATCGCCGACGAGGTGCAGGCCCTGGCCACCCAGGTCGGCGCCACGCCCGCGCAGGTGGCACTGGCCTGGCTCCTGGCCCAGGGTGACGACATCGCCCCGATTCCCGGCACCAAGCGGGTCAGCCGCGTGGAGGAGAACACCGCCGCCGACGCGATCACGCTGACGGACGAGCAGCTCGACAAGCTCAGCAGCCTGCCGCCCGCCGCAGGCGACACACACACCGAGGCACAGGCGCAGATGCTCGAGCGCTGA
- a CDS encoding helix-turn-helix transcriptional regulator, whose product MASERAHSEGAELGRYLRARRTQTSPEHVGLTVGTGIRRTPGLRREELATLAGISIDYYVRLERGKETRPSPAVLDALARALHMDDQEHQHLRELAARAARYAPEPAPAPSRTVRPHLKLLLESLRPNPAYVISRSMDMLAWNPGGLALYAGLDDWPVKQRNLARYLFLHPAARDLFTDWDRQITACVARLRAIAGTAPDAPDLTSLVGELLLKSPDFAGLWERYEVTGRKPAHKTFHHPQVGRVTLTSQSLQVEGTPGQRIGVYTAEPGTPDHDALLLLDMTAPATTPTTTSRSS is encoded by the coding sequence ATGGCATCCGAGAGAGCGCACAGCGAGGGCGCCGAGCTGGGCCGCTACCTGCGCGCCCGCCGCACCCAGACCAGCCCCGAACACGTCGGCCTCACCGTCGGCACCGGCATCCGCCGCACCCCCGGCCTGCGCCGCGAGGAGCTGGCCACTCTCGCCGGCATCAGCATCGACTACTACGTCCGCCTGGAACGCGGCAAAGAGACCCGCCCCAGCCCCGCCGTCCTCGACGCGCTCGCCCGCGCCCTGCACATGGACGACCAGGAGCACCAGCACCTGCGTGAGCTCGCCGCCCGCGCCGCCCGCTACGCCCCCGAACCCGCACCGGCCCCCAGCCGCACTGTGCGCCCCCACCTCAAGCTGCTGCTCGAATCACTGCGCCCGAACCCGGCCTACGTCATCAGCCGCAGCATGGACATGCTCGCCTGGAACCCCGGCGGCCTCGCCCTCTACGCAGGCCTGGACGACTGGCCCGTCAAACAGCGCAACCTCGCCCGCTACCTGTTCCTGCACCCCGCGGCCCGCGACCTGTTCACCGACTGGGACCGGCAGATCACCGCGTGCGTCGCCCGCCTGCGCGCCATCGCCGGCACCGCCCCGGACGCCCCCGACCTCACCAGCCTCGTCGGCGAACTCCTCCTGAAGAGTCCGGACTTCGCGGGCCTGTGGGAACGCTACGAAGTGACCGGGCGCAAGCCCGCGCACAAGACGTTTCATCACCCCCAAGTCGGCAGGGTCACCCTCACTTCGCAGTCGCTGCAGGTGGAAGGCACCCCCGGGCAGCGCATCGGCGTCTACACCGCCGAACCCGGCACCCCCGATCATGACGCGCTGCTCCTGCTCGACATGACAGCCCCGGCCACGACGCCGACCACAACAAGCCGATCGAGCTGA
- a CDS encoding zinc-binding dehydrogenase produces MRAAVMYGAGDVRVDDRPDPKIVKPTDVVVRTLAACVCGSDLWPYGAMPAGDTGRPMGHEFLGVVEEAGADVTGLKAGDLVVAPFTYSDNTCDYCAKGLYISCRNGGRYGFDGVDGGQGEAVRVPYADGTLVKLPVAADSALLPSLLALSDVMTTGHHGAVTAGVARGDAVLVVGDGAVGLCAVIAAKRLGAERIVLAGRHEARTGLGREFGATDVVAERGEEGIAHIRELTGGVDKVIEAVGTRQALDTALGAVRDGGNVSRLGVPQYEQGPIGPAAFMRNITLTGGASPARAYIEQLLPDVLDGTIAPGRVFDQTFTFDQTPDAYRAMADRQVLKALITA; encoded by the coding sequence ATGCGTGCAGCCGTGATGTACGGAGCCGGAGACGTCCGCGTCGACGACCGGCCCGACCCGAAGATCGTCAAACCGACCGACGTGGTGGTGCGCACGCTGGCCGCATGTGTGTGCGGCAGCGACCTGTGGCCGTACGGGGCGATGCCCGCCGGCGACACAGGCCGCCCGATGGGACATGAGTTCCTCGGCGTCGTCGAGGAGGCCGGCGCGGACGTGACCGGGCTCAAGGCCGGCGACCTGGTCGTCGCGCCGTTCACTTATAGCGACAACACCTGCGACTACTGCGCCAAGGGCCTGTACATCTCGTGCCGCAACGGCGGCCGGTACGGGTTCGACGGCGTCGACGGCGGACAGGGCGAAGCCGTCCGTGTCCCGTACGCGGACGGCACTCTGGTGAAACTCCCAGTGGCCGCCGACTCCGCGCTGTTGCCGTCGCTGCTGGCGCTGTCCGACGTGATGACCACCGGGCACCACGGCGCGGTCACCGCCGGCGTCGCGCGCGGGGACGCGGTGCTGGTCGTCGGTGACGGCGCGGTCGGCCTGTGTGCGGTGATCGCCGCCAAGAGGCTCGGTGCTGAGCGGATCGTCCTTGCCGGCCGCCATGAGGCGCGCACCGGTCTGGGCCGCGAGTTCGGTGCCACGGACGTGGTGGCCGAGCGCGGTGAGGAGGGCATCGCCCACATCCGCGAGCTGACCGGCGGCGTGGACAAGGTGATCGAGGCCGTCGGCACGCGCCAGGCCCTCGACACCGCCCTGGGTGCGGTCCGGGACGGCGGCAACGTCAGCCGCCTGGGCGTCCCGCAGTACGAGCAGGGGCCGATCGGACCCGCCGCATTCATGCGCAACATCACCCTCACCGGCGGCGCCAGCCCTGCCCGCGCCTACATCGAGCAACTGCTGCCCGACGTCCTGGACGGCACCATCGCCCCCGGCCGCGTCTTCGACCAGACGTTCACCTTCGATCAAACCCCGGACGCCTACCGGGCCATGGCCGACCGCCAGGTCCTCAAGGCCCTCATCACCGCGTGA